From the genome of Vigna angularis cultivar LongXiaoDou No.4 chromosome 11, ASM1680809v1, whole genome shotgun sequence, one region includes:
- the LOC108333491 gene encoding cyanidin 3-O-galactoside 2''-O-xylosyltransferase FGGT1, with protein MDAATSAAPLHIAIFPWFAMGHFTPYLHLSNKLAERGHRISFLVPQRTQTKLHHLNLNPHLITFVPIKLPHVHGLPHHAETTSDVPFSLFPLIATAMDCTQKDIQLLLRDLNPNIVFFDFQHWLPSLTRSLGIKSVAYFIVHPLSAAYLGNGPRRSQGRELTELDLMEPPPGLPDSCIKFQSHELRFLAEVRKLEFGSGVLLYDRVHNSFCSADAIGFKGCREIDGPYADYLETVFGKPVFLSGPLLPEPPNTSLEEKWISWLGGLNPGSVIFCAYGSESQLSENQLQELLLGLELTGFPFLAALKPPDGFESIEEALPEGFGERVKGRGIAYGGWVQQQLILGHPSVGCFITHCGASSVTEALVNKCGLVLLPRLSSDHIMNAKMMSMILKVGVEVEKGEEDGLFTKESLCKAVKTVMDDDGNEIGREVRKNHAKLRNFLLSENLESSCLDTFCQQLRDLCNDSRI; from the coding sequence ATGGATGCTGCTACAAGTGCTGCTCCTTTGCACATAGCAATATTTCCATGGTTTGCTATGGGACACTTCACCCCTTATCTTCACCTCTCCAACAAACTAGCAGAGAGAGGGCACAGAATATCCTTCTTAGTCCCACAAAGAACACAAACCAAACTACACCACCTCAATCTCAACCCTCATCTCATCACCTTTGTCCCCATCAAACTTCCTCATGTTCATGGCCTTCCCCACCATGCTGAGACCACTTCAGACGTCCCCTTCTCTTTATTTCCACTTATCGCCACCGCCATGGATTGCACACAAAAGGACATTCAACTTCTCCTCAGGGATCTCAACCCAAACATTGTTTTCTTCGATTTCCAACATTGGCTACCCAGCTTGACTCGGAGCCTAGGCATCAAGAGTGTCGCCTACTTCATAGTTCACCCATTATCAGCAGCATACCTTGGAAACGGACCAAGACGAAGCCAAGGAAGAGAGTTAACTGAACTTGATCTTATGGAACCGCCTCCGGGGCTCCCTGATTCATGCATCAAGTTTCAGTCACATGAACTTCGGTTCCTCGCTGAAGTAAGGAAACTCGAGTTTGGAAGTGGTGTCCTCCTGTACGATCGGGTACACAATAGTTTCTGCTCGGCGGATGCAATTGGATTCAAAGGTTGCAGAGAAATTGATGGGCCATATGCGGATTATCTTGAAACTGTGTTTGGGAAGCCTGTTTTTCTTTCGGGGCCACTTTTACCTGAGCCACCGAACACTAGTTTAGAGGAAAAATGGATTTCATGGCTTGGGGGATTAAACCCTGGTTCTGTTATTTTTTGTGCATATGGAAGCGAAAGCCAGTTATCAGAAAATCAGCTTCAGGAGTTGTTGCTTGGTCTTGAATTAActggttttccttttcttgcAGCACTTAAGCCCCCTGATGGATTTGAGAGTATTGAAGAAGCTCTGCCAGAAGGATTTGGAGAAAGGGTTAAAGGAAGAGGGATTGCATATGGAGGTTGGGTGCAGCAGCAATTGATTTTGGGACACCCTTCTGTTGGGTGCTTCATAACACACTGTGGAGCTTCTTCTGTGACAGAAGCGCTTGTTAACAAGTGTGGGTTGGTGCTGCTACCACGACTTAGTAGTGATCATATCATGAATGCAAAGATGATGAGTATGATCTTAAAGGTTGGAGTGGAAGTGGAGAAAGGTGAAGAAGATGGATTGTTCACAAAAGAAAGTTTATGCAAAGCTGTGAAAACTGTTATGGATGATGATGGCAATGAGATTGGCAGAGAAGTCAGAAAAAATCATGCCAAACTCAGGAATTTCTTACTCAGCGAGAATCTGGAATCCTCATGTCTTGATACTTTCTGTCAACAGCTACGAGATCTTTGTAATGATTCCCGAATTTGA
- the LOC108334027 gene encoding cyanidin 3-O-galactoside 2''-O-xylosyltransferase FGGT1, which produces MTQATMDATASAAPLHIAIFPWFAMGHLTPNLHLSNKLAERGHRISFIVPQRTQTKLHHLNLHPHLITFVPIKIPHVHGLPHHAETTSDVPFSLAPLIATAMDRTQNDIQLLLRNLNPHIVFFDFQHWLPSLTRSLGIKSVMYLIVHPLSAAYLGDGPRRSQGRELSELDLMEPPPGFPDSCIKFQPHELRFLVAVRKLEFGSGVLLYDRLDNSFCSADAIGFKGCREIDGPYAEYLETVYGKPVLLSGPLLPEPPNTTLDETWVAWLGQFNPGSVVFCTYGSESALAQNQFQELLLGLELTCFPFFVAFKPPDGFECIEEALPEGFRERVKGRGIAYEGWVPQQLILEHPSIGCFITHCGAASLTEAIVNKCQLVLLPGHRGGHIINARMLSRKLKVGVEVEKGEEDGLFSKESVCKAVKSVMDDESEVAREVRQNHAKLRNFLLSDNLESSCVDLFCQQLQKLL; this is translated from the coding sequence ATGACTCAAGCAACCATGGATGCTACTGCAAGTGCTGCTCCTTTGCACATAGCAATATTTCCATGGTTTGCTATGGGACACCTCACTCCTAATCTTCACCTCTCCAACAAGTTAGCAGAGAGAGGTCACAGAATATCCTTCATAGTCCCACAAAGAACACAAACCAAACTACACCATCTCAATCTGCACCCTCATCTCATCACCTTTGTCCCCATCAAAATTCCTCATGTTCATGGCCTTCCTCACCATGCTGAGACCACTTCAGACGTCCCCTTCTCTTTAGCCCCACTTATCGCCACCGCCATGGATCGCACACAGAACGACATTCAACTTCTCCTGAGGAATCTCAACCCACACATTGTTTTCTTCGATTTCCAACATTGGCTACCCAGCTTGACTCGGAGCCTAGGCATCAAGAGTGTGATGTACCTCATAGTTCACCCATTATCAGCAGCATACCTTGGAGATGGACCAAGAAGAAGCCAAGGAAGAGAGTTATCTGAACTTGATCTAATGGAACCTCCTCCGGGGTTCCCTGATTCATGCATCAAGTTTCAGCCACATGAACTTCGGTTCCTCGTTGCAGTAAGGAAACTCGAGTTTGGAAGTGGTGTTCTTCTGTACGATCGGTTAGACAATAGTTTCTGCTCGGCGGATGCAATTGGATTCAAAGGTTGCAGAGAAATTGATGGGCCATATGCAGAATATCTAGAAACTGTGTATGGAAAACCTGTTTTGCTTTCAGGGCCTCTTTTACCCGAGCCACCAAACACTACCTTAGATGAAACATGGGTTGCTTGGCTTGGGCAATTCAACCCTGGCTCTGTTGTTTTCTGTACATACGGAAGCGAAAGCGCGTTAGCACAGAATCAGTTTCAAGAGTTGTTGCTTGGTCTTGAACTAACATGTTTTCCATTTTTTGTAGCATTTAAGCCTCCTGATGGATTTGAGTGTATTGAAGAAGCCCTGCCAGAAGGGTTCAGAGAAAGAGTTAAAGGAAGAGGGATTGCATACGAAGGTTGGGTGCCACAACAACTGATATTGGAACACCCTTCAATTGGTTGCTTCATAACACACTGTGGAGCTGCTTCTTTAACAGAGGCCATAGTGAATAAGTGTCAATTGGTGCTGCTGCCAGGACACAGAGGGGGTCATATCATCAATGCAAGAATGCTGAGTAGAAAATTGAAGGTTGGCGTGGAAGTGGAGAAGGGGGAAGAAGATGGTTTGTTCAGCAAAGAAAGTGTATGTAAAGCAGTGAAAAGTGTGATGGATGATGAGAGTGAGGTTGCAAGAGAAGTGAGGCAAAATCATGCCAAACTCAGGAACTTCTTACTGAGCGACAATTTAGAGTCCTCATGTGTTGATCTTTTCTGTCAACAACTTCAAAAGTTACTATAA